CTTCCTTCGTGATGTCCGTGAACCGGGCAACAGGGATCTCGGCTTTGGATTTGTCAGGAATAGTCGGGGCGACGATTTGCGTGACTCGTGGCGGGACAGGCGCAGGTTTGCGTTTGAGGGCTACGATCGCGATGACGACGACGACCGCAATACTCGCAAGGGCCATCAGCGACCAGCGCACGGCCCTGCCAATGACGGCGTCGTCGGCATGGACCAGTTCCTCCGATTCGTCGGGTGGCTCAGTCGGGTTGGTGTTCATTGAATTGACTCGTGCAGAAACGACGCGAGTGACGCAAGAAATCGCGGTGCGAAATCACGCGAGCCGGTCGTCAGGGTTTAGCAGCCATGCATGTGGATGATGCGTGAAACCAACATGCGGGTAGTAATTTTCCGCCGCCGGCGCCGCCAGCAGGAGCAATGTGGTTTTCGCGCCTCCTTCTGATTGAGTACGGCGAATCAGCTCCCTGCCGATGCCTCGGCGTTGATGTGAGACACACACGGCGAGATCCGACAGATAGGTGATGTAGCAAAAATCCGAAATGGAACGCGCCATGCCCACCAGCGCGTTGCCATCCCAGGCGGTGATGACGAGATTGGCGTTCGCCAGCATTGCCGCCATTCGCTCACGATCGTCAACGGGCCGGCGCTCACCCAGCGTCGAAGCGCGGTAAAGTTCTATGACCGAGGCGAGCTCGAGATCGTTGCCGGTTCGGTAGGTGATCATGCGGTTTGGGGGTGACTCGCCGGCCAGAAACGGACTCACCTCATTTCGCAAGCAAAACCGTCTTCGGGGTGGTTTCCCTGGTCAGCTCTGGCGCTCCAGCTCGTTGAAGTGGGTAGATCACCGTTGCCTGAGCGGCATGGTCGGCCGCTGGATCGGCCCGACGTGCGAGGGCGATGGCCCGGTCGGCGGCGTTGTAGTCAGGGAGATATTTTTCATGTTCTTTCCGCTGGTGGGACGCCTCCTTTTCATCGCCCAGTTGCGAATAAATCAGCGCAAGATTGTAGTGCGCGGTCAAGTTTTCGGAATCCAACGTCAGCGTTCTCTGGAACTGCTCGACCGCCTTCATTAGAAACTCCTTCTGGCCGGCAGGATTGGCGCGTTCCATTTTCGCCCGTTCAAAATAAGTCTGCCCCAGTTCATTGATCACTTCGTAATCCTTGCTGAAATCG
This DNA window, taken from Candidatus Angelobacter sp., encodes the following:
- a CDS encoding GNAT family N-acetyltransferase — its product is MITYRTGNDLELASVIELYRASTLGERRPVDDRERMAAMLANANLVITAWDGNALVGMARSISDFCYITYLSDLAVCVSHQRRGIGRELIRRTQSEGGAKTTLLLLAAPAAENYYPHVGFTHHPHAWLLNPDDRLA